The Legionella jordanis genomic sequence AGCATTTTACGTGCCCTATTACGCCAAGACCCAGACATCATCATGATTGGCGAAATCCGCGATTTTGAAACAGCGGAAATTGCGATGAAAGCAGCTCAAACCGGACATTTAGTCTTTTCAACACTGCATACCAATAGTGCTGCAGAAAGTTTGACACGTCTTAATACGCTAGGGATTTCAAACTTCAATATCGCCAATTCGGTGAGTTTAATTGTTGCCCAGAGGCTTGCGAGGCGTCTTTGTGATCACTGCAAGGTTTCTTATCGGGCTCTTTCTGAATGGCCCCAAAATATCGGTAAACACCTGCAAACTGCTATTTATCGTGCAGTCGGCTGCAACCAGTGTAATCAAGGATACCATGGCCGCATTGGCTTATTTGAAGTAATGCCCCTATCTGCATCGATTGCCGAACTCATGGTATCAGGAGGAACCTCAGTAGAGATCCATAAGCAAGCTCAAAAGGAAGGCATGATAACTCTGTTTGAGTCAGGACTGGAAAAAATAAAGGCTGGATTAACAAGCTTTGAAGAAATAAGACGAGTAGCGGTGCAACAATGAATAAAACAAGCAAGATTAACAATTATCGTTGGCGTGGATGGGACAAATCAGGAAACAGGTGTCAGGGGTGGATTAAGGCACAAAATGCCTTAGAGGCCAAATATCAATTATTTCAGCAAGAAATTGCAGTTACAAAACTCTCAAAAAAATATTTTTTATGGCTAAACATACATTTAAAGGATAGCGCAGTCTTCAGCCAACAGTTGGCTACTTTACTGCAAGCGGGAATTCCCTTGTTGGCGAGTCTTAGAATTATGCAAAAAGGACAAATCAAACCAGCCATGAAAACCTTACTCATTTCCATTCAAAAAGATTTGGAAAGCGGTTACAACTTGTCAGAATCTCTCGCAAAGCAAGGCAATTGTTTTAATGATCTTTACTGTGGTTTGCTTAATGCGGGTGAAAAAGCAGGAGCACTGGCCATGACACTCCAACACCTTGCTCATTATCAAGAAAAAATTATGGAGACGAAAAGAGCTATTAGAAAAACCCTCGCCTATCCGTTAACTGTATTTTTCATGGCTGTTCTAATTTTGATTGCTATGTTAATTATTGTAATCCCTGAATTTGCTCGTATTTTCCAATCGTTTCATGCTGAATTGCCGGGCATAACCAAACAAATAATTTTTTTGTCCGAATTTTGCAGACTGTATGGTCTTTATTTTCTTGGATTTTTTTTCATATCTTTTTTAATTTATTGTTCTTTGAAGCAATTCTCGCCAGGTTTTAGCAAGCGTTGCGATTATTGGGAATTAAAATTGCCTTGGTTAGGCTCCTTTCGCCGTAAGCTGCTTATTGCTCAACTTACGCAAAGTTTAGCGATTACCCTGCCATCCGGTTTGCCATTGATAGAAGCCCTTCAGTTAGCTGCCGCTGCGATTGAAAATTTAACCTTTAAGCGGGTGATTGATGGCATAATTAGAGATATTTCTCAGGGGGAACCGTTGTCAGAGGCGTTTAAAGAAGGCAATGTATTTCCAGTAATGCTTATTGAGATGTTGGCTATAGCGGAAGAATCGGCAACATTAGATCAAAGTTTTCAAAAGCTGACTGACTATTACAAGGCTGAAATCGAATTTAATATACAAAGCCTAAATACTTTTTTGGAGCCCCTCATCATGTCAATAATAGGTTTGGCTATTGGAATTATACTGCTGGCCATGTATGTTCCAATTTTTAGACTTGGTACAGTAATTTAATATGACGAACTTTGAA encodes the following:
- a CDS encoding type II secretion system F family protein produces the protein MNKTSKINNYRWRGWDKSGNRCQGWIKAQNALEAKYQLFQQEIAVTKLSKKYFLWLNIHLKDSAVFSQQLATLLQAGIPLLASLRIMQKGQIKPAMKTLLISIQKDLESGYNLSESLAKQGNCFNDLYCGLLNAGEKAGALAMTLQHLAHYQEKIMETKRAIRKTLAYPLTVFFMAVLILIAMLIIVIPEFARIFQSFHAELPGITKQIIFLSEFCRLYGLYFLGFFFISFLIYCSLKQFSPGFSKRCDYWELKLPWLGSFRRKLLIAQLTQSLAITLPSGLPLIEALQLAAAAIENLTFKRVIDGIIRDISQGEPLSEAFKEGNVFPVMLIEMLAIAEESATLDQSFQKLTDYYKAEIEFNIQSLNTFLEPLIMSIIGLAIGIILLAMYVPIFRLGTVI